The Ranitomeya imitator isolate aRanImi1 chromosome 8, aRanImi1.pri, whole genome shotgun sequence genome window below encodes:
- the BTBD19 gene encoding BTB/POZ domain-containing protein 19, whose protein sequence is MSHPPEKVGVFLQGDASSLPPALRGLINNAQFSDVSFVVGKQRQVVHAHRCILMCRCKVFHRMFSGQLKAAQTPQEMQVPFVLADVQPEVFLAVIEFIYTSSVTLDSVIALEVLTAAVEYGLTDLRKLCVDFISQTLTVDMACEALQAAVTYGQTDLRQRCLTFIERHTAEIIKTQSFRELSDLGIVSILQSDRLSIDEVPLIQAVREWAYVSSVVLDVQVSVVAQDAVRELRLILLSPDELTTLERENGKDDLIPEIQIAQAWKFHALKKVSDSHPHHFQRRKGTLGREHHRYLYSPSK, encoded by the exons ATGTCACACCCTCCTGAGAAGGTTGGGGTCTTTCTGCAGGGGGACGCCTCATCCCTTCCCCCTGCCTTGAGGGGCCTCATTAACAATGCACAGTTCAG CGACGTCTCATTCGTGGTGGGGAAGCAGCGGCAGGTGGTCCACGCTCATCGCTGTATCCTGATGTGTCGCTGTAAAGTCTTCCACAGAATGTTCAGCGGGCAGCTGAAGGCAGCGCAGACCCCCCAGGAGATGCAGGTCCCCTTCGTGTTGGCAGACGTTCAGCCTGAGGTTTTCCTGGCAGTCATAGAGTTCATCTACACCAGCAGTGTGACGCTGGACAGTGTGATA GCATTGGAAGTTCTCACTGCCGCCGTAGAGTACGGGCTCACAGACCTGAGAAAG CTTTGTGTGGACTTCATCAGTCAGACGCTGACGGTGGACATGGCCTGTGAAGCGTTACAG GCTGCGGTGACTTACGGTCAGACCGACCTGCGACAGAGATGTCTGACGTTCATAGAGCGCCATACTGCG GAAATCATTAAGACACAGAGTTTCCGGGAACTCTCCGATCTTGGAATTGTCAGCATTCTACAGAGCGACCGGTTGTCTATTGATGAGGTTCCCCTTATCCAGGCAGTCCGGGAGTGGGCATATGTCAGCTCG GTGGTTCTGGATGTCCAGGTGTCTGTGGTCGCTCAGGACGCGGTGCGAGAATTACGTCTTATCCTCCTGTCACCAGATGAACTCACTACACTAGAGCGGGAAAATGGCAAAGATGACCTCATCCCG GAAATCCAGATCGCTCAGGCCTGGAAATTTCACGCCCTGAAAAAAGTTAGTGACTCCCACCCTCATCATTTTCAAAGGAGGAAGGGGACCCTGGGGAGAGAGCACCACCGTTACTTGTACTCCCCCTCTAAATAA